One genomic segment of Synechocystis sp. LKSZ1 includes these proteins:
- a CDS encoding diflavin flavoprotein, which yields MTSFLTSPSIDFSIVPRPRDVQVADIGKNTQVLRSRTWERLKFEVEYGRRRGTTANSYLIRADKTVVIDPPGASFTRIYLDELQRQVAFSEIDYIITSHVNSNRMATLEQLRQQAPQATIICSRPAANALRNALIADQDTLFPVRPGDSLDLGQGHCLQFFQAPTPRWPDGLCTYDPATQILFSDKLFGAHICDDVLWDENWRQLEDDRRYYFDCLQAPQAKQVEPILDQFESLALTGLAPGHGPLVRFSLSRFRQDYRYWCQQQTQRSLRVALLYTSAYGNTAKVADAIARGLMAADVTVQSFNCEVTPADTIAEAVTACDGFIIGTPTLGGHAPVQIQTALGAILANVPKTKLAGIFGSFGWSGEAIDLLEQKLRDAGYQFGFDPIRVRFSPDGVTLGACKEAGTQFAQQLRRRSKQQVPRQAVNDAQADRTAQALGRIIGSLCVATIRQGDLHYGILTSWVAQATFNPPGLMLALPSEDPFFSQLPPGTPLVLSILKEGRTVRRHFSFQESTQQGFTHLETREAENGCLILTDALAALECTIQDQFPAGDHQLIYAQVHNGHLLTKDGVTAIQHRKSGSQY from the coding sequence ATGACTTCCTTCCTAACGTCTCCCTCCATTGATTTTTCCATTGTTCCCCGGCCTCGTGACGTCCAGGTGGCAGACATCGGGAAAAATACCCAGGTGCTACGGTCTCGTACGTGGGAACGCCTCAAGTTTGAAGTGGAATACGGCCGTCGTCGGGGCACCACTGCCAACTCCTACCTGATCCGGGCCGACAAAACGGTGGTGATCGACCCCCCCGGAGCCTCCTTCACCAGGATTTATTTAGACGAATTACAGCGCCAGGTGGCCTTCTCAGAAATCGACTACATCATTACCAGTCACGTCAACTCCAACCGCATGGCAACCCTGGAGCAACTCCGACAACAGGCCCCCCAGGCGACTATCATCTGTTCTCGTCCGGCGGCCAATGCCTTGAGAAATGCCCTGATCGCCGATCAGGATACCCTCTTTCCAGTGCGTCCTGGGGACAGCTTAGATTTAGGGCAGGGGCACTGTCTACAGTTTTTTCAAGCGCCAACACCCCGGTGGCCCGATGGACTTTGTACCTACGACCCAGCCACTCAAATTCTTTTCAGTGACAAGCTTTTTGGAGCCCATATTTGCGATGACGTCCTTTGGGATGAAAACTGGCGGCAGTTAGAAGATGACCGCCGCTACTATTTTGACTGTCTCCAGGCCCCCCAGGCCAAGCAAGTGGAGCCGATTCTCGACCAGTTTGAGTCGCTAGCCCTAACCGGCCTTGCCCCTGGCCATGGCCCCTTAGTCCGCTTTAGCTTGAGTAGATTTCGTCAAGACTACCGCTATTGGTGTCAGCAACAGACCCAGCGTAGTTTGCGAGTCGCTTTGCTGTATACGTCGGCCTACGGCAATACTGCCAAAGTGGCCGATGCCATTGCTAGGGGCCTAATGGCAGCCGATGTTACGGTGCAATCCTTCAACTGCGAGGTGACGCCAGCGGATACGATTGCAGAGGCCGTGACAGCCTGCGATGGATTTATTATTGGTACTCCGACCCTAGGGGGCCACGCTCCCGTACAAATTCAAACGGCCCTGGGGGCCATTCTGGCGAATGTTCCCAAAACGAAACTGGCCGGTATCTTTGGCTCCTTTGGTTGGAGTGGCGAAGCCATTGACTTGCTAGAACAAAAGCTCCGGGATGCTGGTTATCAATTTGGCTTTGATCCGATTCGAGTGCGCTTTAGCCCCGATGGCGTCACCCTAGGGGCCTGTAAAGAGGCCGGTACTCAGTTTGCTCAGCAACTCCGCCGTCGCTCAAAACAGCAAGTCCCCCGTCAGGCAGTGAATGATGCCCAGGCTGACCGTACAGCTCAGGCCCTGGGTCGGATCATTGGCTCTCTCTGTGTCGCGACGATTCGTCAGGGAGATCTTCATTACGGAATTTTGACTTCGTGGGTAGCTCAGGCGACCTTTAATCCACCTGGCTTGATGCTGGCCCTACCATCGGAAGACCCATTTTTCAGCCAGCTTCCTCCGGGAACCCCCCTGGTTTTGAGCATTTTAAAAGAGGGGCGGACAGTGCGACGCCATTTCTCCTTCCAAGAATCAACCCAGCAGGGGTTTACTCATCTGGAAACCCGCGAAGCTGAAAATGGTTGTTTGATTCTTACCGATGCCCTCGCCGCTCTGGAATGCACCATTCAAGACCAATTCCCTGCGGGCGATCATCAGCTCATTTACGCCCAAGTTCACAATGGTCACCTACTAACTAAGGATGGCGTAACGGCCATTCAACACCGCAAATCCGGTAGCCAATACTAA
- a CDS encoding phosphate-starvation-inducible PsiE family protein, translating into MQHLSSSPSPRWITQVKGSQIVSILELVQDLIVISLCIGLFSFMVMQLREMFLSLLPPLDFPHVTADILFLLILVELFRLLIIYLKEHRISIGVAVEVSIVSVLREIIVRGVLETPWIQVLATCSFLLVLGALLVIRVWIPPTFDGIDPEQQVSRRHRMRFANELIETNGKDL; encoded by the coding sequence ATGCAACACCTCTCCTCTTCCCCCTCTCCCCGCTGGATTACTCAGGTTAAGGGTAGCCAAATTGTCTCTATTCTCGAACTCGTGCAGGATCTGATTGTAATTTCCCTGTGCATCGGACTGTTTAGCTTCATGGTGATGCAGCTCCGGGAAATGTTTTTATCCCTACTGCCGCCCCTTGACTTTCCCCATGTGACCGCCGATATCTTGTTTCTGCTAATTCTGGTCGAGTTGTTCCGTTTGCTAATCATTTACCTGAAGGAACATCGCATTTCCATCGGCGTAGCCGTGGAGGTTTCGATTGTATCGGTGTTGCGGGAAATTATTGTGCGGGGAGTCTTGGAAACCCCCTGGATTCAGGTACTAGCCACCTGCTCCTTTCTTTTAGTATTAGGGGCCCTGCTGGTGATTCGGGTCTGGATTCCGCCCACCTTCGATGGCATTGATCCAGAGCAACAGGTGTCTCGTCGCCACAGAATGCGCTTTGCCAATGAACTCATCGAAACCAATGGTAAAGATCTCTAA
- a CDS encoding diflavin flavoprotein encodes MVVLTDSIRTANRSSRLTLQTASIAQDSTAIRCLDWDRDRFDIEFELQNGTTYNSFLIRGDKIALVDTSHQKFEALYLDSLQKLIDPAQIDYLIVNHTEPDHSGLIQQLLAIAPQITVVGSKVAMQFLQSQIHCSFNAWTVKSGDSLDLGQGHCLEFISAPNLHWPDTILTYDRGTEVLYTCDVFGMHYCDDALYDEVPRLLEADFQYYYDCLMGPNARSVLGALKRIDPLDINLVATGHGPLLRHHKEMWLERYRTWSETQAQAEPFVAVFYLEDYGFSDRMAHAIAQGLHKTGTAIELVNLAAVDSHEVREFVHDAAGLVVGMPPQEDNSRLHPVLSTILAAANRKQAIGLFETGGGHDEPIYPLRNRFQELGLTEAFAPILVKEAPSPATDKLCEEAGTDLGQWLNRDRSAQKAHLDAELDQALGRISSGLYLLTARKAEVTGAMLASWVIQASFQPLGVAVAVAKDRAIESLLQVGDSFVLNVLQEGNYHRLMKHFLKRFPPGADRFAGIATYDAENGSPILAEALAYLECTVTHRLETSDHWIVYCTASTGRVANTDSLTAVHHRKTGSHY; translated from the coding sequence ATGGTTGTCTTGACTGATTCGATCCGCACAGCCAACCGATCCAGTCGCTTAACGTTGCAAACGGCCAGCATTGCCCAGGATTCTACGGCGATTCGTTGCCTCGATTGGGATCGCGACCGCTTCGATATAGAATTTGAACTGCAAAATGGAACTACCTATAATTCATTTTTAATTCGGGGTGACAAGATAGCCCTCGTTGATACGTCTCATCAAAAATTTGAGGCTCTCTACCTGGATTCTCTACAGAAGTTAATTGACCCGGCCCAAATTGACTACCTGATCGTTAACCATACCGAACCTGACCACAGCGGCCTCATCCAACAGCTATTGGCCATAGCGCCTCAGATAACAGTGGTGGGCTCGAAGGTCGCAATGCAGTTTTTGCAGAGCCAGATACATTGTTCCTTCAATGCTTGGACTGTGAAGAGCGGTGACAGCCTGGATTTAGGCCAGGGCCATTGTTTGGAGTTTATTTCGGCCCCCAATCTCCACTGGCCCGATACTATTTTGACCTACGACCGGGGAACCGAAGTGCTGTATACCTGTGATGTTTTTGGGATGCACTACTGCGATGATGCGCTCTACGACGAGGTTCCCAGGCTTTTGGAGGCCGACTTTCAGTACTATTACGACTGCCTGATGGGGCCCAATGCCCGGTCGGTGCTGGGGGCCCTAAAGCGGATAGACCCTCTGGATATTAACCTGGTAGCAACGGGCCATGGCCCCTTGTTACGACACCACAAGGAAATGTGGCTGGAGCGCTACCGAACCTGGAGTGAAACCCAGGCCCAAGCTGAACCCTTTGTGGCCGTTTTTTATCTAGAAGACTACGGGTTCAGCGACCGCATGGCCCACGCCATTGCCCAGGGTCTCCATAAAACCGGTACGGCCATAGAGCTGGTCAATCTTGCTGCAGTGGATTCCCATGAGGTACGGGAATTCGTCCACGATGCAGCGGGTTTGGTGGTCGGCATGCCTCCCCAGGAAGACAATAGCCGATTACATCCAGTACTCAGTACGATTCTTGCGGCGGCTAATCGTAAGCAAGCAATTGGCCTGTTTGAAACCGGGGGCGGCCACGATGAACCGATCTACCCCCTGCGGAATCGTTTCCAGGAATTGGGACTGACGGAGGCCTTTGCGCCCATTCTAGTGAAAGAAGCCCCTTCCCCTGCCACCGATAAACTCTGCGAAGAAGCAGGTACTGACCTCGGCCAGTGGTTAAATCGGGACCGTAGTGCCCAAAAAGCCCATCTGGATGCTGAATTAGACCAGGCCCTGGGCCGTATTAGCAGTGGCCTTTATCTCTTAACGGCCCGCAAAGCGGAGGTGACCGGGGCCATGCTAGCCTCCTGGGTGATTCAGGCGAGTTTTCAGCCCTTGGGCGTGGCCGTGGCCGTGGCCAAAGACCGAGCCATCGAATCCCTACTGCAGGTAGGTGATAGTTTTGTTCTTAACGTCCTCCAGGAAGGCAACTATCACCGACTGATGAAGCATTTTCTCAAGCGGTTTCCCCCTGGAGCCGACCGTTTCGCCGGAATTGCCACCTATGATGCCGAGAACGGCTCTCCTATTTTGGCCGAGGCCTTGGCTTACCTAGAGTGCACCGTGACCCATCGCTTAGAGACCAGCGACCACTGGATTGTCTACTGTACTGCCAGTACTGGACGGGTTGCCAATACGGATAGCTTGACCGCCGTTCACCATCGCAAAACCGGCAGTCACTACTAG